The Leucobacter rhizosphaerae genome includes a region encoding these proteins:
- a CDS encoding ABC transporter permease subunit yields MLLANRRLRPVIPIVVAVVALAVGWGLSVRLSGYYVFLGISAITAIIAVIGLGVVTGSAGIIALSQLTFAAIGAWVVAWMSVNEIPGGFPVWLLAGGVAGGLAGILIGLPALRLRGVNLAVVTLGFAAAFDVMLVQIQFPGSVDGIAVERPESFSSDREYFFFAVIVLVICALLISWLQRSRIGSSWKAVAFSERGTAAVGQSVSAAKLSAFAVSAALGGISGGLLAGQVQLPFASSFTPLQSLALYILAVMSGAYLIDMAVFGGILWVLVPELLKKWGVPQDWGFVIFGLLGIQALTSGSNLGEGIRSLFRRRSKRRAEASAAVGALGASDVGTSVLDVFAVPEAAEPVPADAPPVLEVSGLGVQFGALKALDDVSLRVRPRSIMGLIGPNGAGKSTFVDAVSGFLPQHTGTVILDGQDITRQAPAARARHGLRRTFQQDRVPPQLTVEAYVRFVTRKRIDIDELTDALTFLGCPPPDERLSNVDVGTRRLIEVAAAVLSGPKVLILDEPAAGLSHEEHLLFGQRLTRIPSRFDTAIVIIEHDLDLVRTVCTEITVLDFGRVLAQGPQQEVLENPAVIAAYMGDAEISS; encoded by the coding sequence ATGCTGCTCGCTAACCGTCGACTCCGCCCGGTCATCCCCATCGTCGTCGCCGTCGTCGCGCTCGCGGTCGGCTGGGGGCTCAGCGTCAGGCTCTCCGGGTACTACGTCTTCCTCGGGATCAGCGCGATCACCGCGATCATCGCGGTGATCGGCCTCGGGGTCGTCACCGGCTCCGCCGGCATCATCGCCCTCTCCCAGCTCACCTTCGCAGCCATCGGCGCGTGGGTCGTCGCCTGGATGAGCGTCAACGAGATCCCCGGCGGATTCCCGGTGTGGCTCCTCGCCGGCGGCGTTGCGGGCGGACTCGCCGGGATCCTCATCGGACTCCCGGCGCTGCGCCTGCGCGGGGTCAACCTCGCCGTCGTCACCCTCGGCTTCGCCGCGGCCTTCGACGTCATGCTCGTGCAGATCCAGTTCCCCGGCTCCGTCGACGGCATCGCCGTCGAGCGCCCCGAGTCGTTCTCGAGCGACCGCGAGTACTTCTTCTTCGCCGTCATCGTCCTCGTGATCTGCGCGCTCCTCATCTCCTGGCTCCAGCGCAGCCGGATCGGCAGCAGCTGGAAAGCCGTGGCGTTCTCCGAGCGCGGCACGGCCGCGGTGGGGCAGAGTGTGAGCGCGGCGAAGCTCTCGGCGTTCGCCGTGAGCGCGGCGCTCGGCGGCATCTCGGGTGGGCTCCTCGCCGGCCAGGTGCAGTTGCCGTTCGCATCGAGCTTCACGCCGCTGCAGTCGCTCGCGCTGTACATCCTCGCCGTGATGAGCGGCGCGTACCTCATCGACATGGCGGTGTTCGGCGGCATCCTCTGGGTGCTCGTCCCCGAACTGCTGAAGAAGTGGGGCGTGCCGCAGGACTGGGGCTTCGTCATCTTCGGTCTGCTCGGGATCCAGGCGCTCACGAGCGGATCGAACCTCGGCGAGGGGATCCGGAGCCTGTTCCGACGTCGGTCGAAGCGACGCGCGGAGGCGAGCGCGGCGGTCGGCGCGCTGGGCGCGAGCGACGTCGGCACGAGTGTGCTCGACGTCTTCGCGGTGCCCGAGGCGGCCGAGCCGGTGCCCGCCGACGCGCCGCCCGTGCTCGAGGTGTCCGGGCTCGGCGTGCAGTTCGGGGCGCTCAAGGCCCTCGACGACGTGTCGCTGCGCGTCCGGCCCCGATCCATCATGGGCCTCATCGGGCCGAACGGCGCCGGCAAGTCGACCTTCGTCGACGCGGTGAGCGGCTTCCTGCCGCAGCACACCGGCACCGTGATCCTCGACGGGCAGGACATCACCCGCCAGGCGCCCGCGGCCCGCGCCCGGCACGGTCTACGGCGCACCTTCCAGCAGGATCGCGTGCCGCCGCAGCTCACGGTCGAGGCGTACGTGCGGTTCGTGACCCGCAAGCGGATCGACATCGACGAGCTCACCGACGCCCTGACGTTCCTCGGCTGCCCGCCGCCCGACGAGCGGCTGTCGAACGTGGACGTCGGCACGCGCCGGCTCATCGAGGTCGCGGCCGCCGTGCTGTCAGGGCCGAAGGTGCTGATCCTCGACGAACCCGCGGCTGGGCTCTCCCACGAGGAGCACCTGCTCTTCGGGCAGCGGCTGACGCGGATCCCGTCGCGGTTCGACACGGCGATCGTCATCATCGAGCACGACCTCGACCTCGTGCGCACCGTGTGCACCGAGATCACCGTGCTCGACTTCGGGCGCGTGCTGGCGCAGGGGCCCCAGCAGGAGGTCCTGGAGAATCCGGCCGTGATCGCGGCCTACATGGGAGATGCGGAGATCAGCTCATGA